One Alicyclobacillus acidoterrestris DNA window includes the following coding sequences:
- a CDS encoding DUF896 domain-containing protein produces MLSQEKLTRLNQLAHKAKRGALTDDERSERDILRREYLDNFRAQFRGHLERIHLVDGEDETNTKPQ; encoded by the coding sequence GTGTTATCGCAAGAAAAACTGACCCGGTTAAATCAGCTTGCGCACAAGGCAAAGCGTGGTGCACTAACCGATGATGAGCGGTCTGAACGCGACATACTGCGCCGTGAGTATCTGGACAACTTCCGCGCGCAATTCCGCGGTCATCTCGAAAGAATCCACCTTGTGGATGGTGAAGATGAAACAAACACCAAACCGCAGTAG
- a CDS encoding MDR family MFS transporter, translated as MNRSSFQLNSRTVVWWMLTATGVTQTTQFMVMPFMALYMSVHTHAAASVIGLAVGSISLTTTLFSFFGGALADRLGRKWVMAVAMLLSALAMVEFANAQAIWAFFVVSVLTGLSRALFVPASQAMLTDFTEPERRAHVFGMSYWMNNIGAAVGPIIGGALAGTAPRLTFYIAAAISLAYLFVIVSVFPESNRKSGGGSIEVKLGTVVDTLRKDKALVVFIVAGILTSVGYSQFDTTLPQVLQSLFGSEAASRQYSYIFAATGLEVVILQFIVTRMSARFGTGKVLLVSQLIYALSFFGIGVSGNFVQFLVWSIILTVGEVLAAPRLAQYISTLADERMRGAYFGANSLTNLGYFLGPFIGGILLRHLGAMSVFFVVGCLALLAGPFYNASHRIYVKREHSNGRKVTIANAGAQKRRDSRM; from the coding sequence ATGAATCGTTCATCATTTCAATTGAATTCACGCACGGTCGTCTGGTGGATGCTGACCGCTACAGGTGTGACGCAGACGACACAGTTCATGGTCATGCCGTTTATGGCGTTGTATATGTCTGTGCATACGCATGCCGCAGCGAGTGTAATTGGTCTCGCTGTGGGCAGCATTTCACTTACCACGACATTGTTCAGTTTTTTTGGCGGCGCATTGGCAGACCGACTTGGCCGAAAATGGGTGATGGCAGTCGCGATGTTGCTTAGCGCACTGGCGATGGTGGAGTTTGCAAACGCACAGGCAATTTGGGCGTTCTTTGTTGTCAGTGTGTTGACGGGTTTGTCACGTGCTCTATTTGTGCCTGCGTCACAGGCGATGTTGACGGATTTCACGGAGCCAGAGCGAAGAGCACACGTGTTTGGCATGAGTTACTGGATGAACAACATTGGCGCCGCAGTGGGTCCAATCATTGGTGGTGCTTTGGCGGGAACGGCGCCGCGCCTGACGTTCTATATCGCTGCCGCTATCAGCCTTGCCTATTTGTTTGTGATTGTGTCAGTATTTCCAGAATCTAATAGGAAATCAGGCGGCGGATCGATAGAGGTGAAGTTGGGGACCGTCGTGGATACGTTGCGAAAAGATAAGGCGCTCGTCGTGTTTATTGTGGCTGGTATTTTAACGAGTGTGGGATACTCGCAATTTGATACGACATTGCCGCAGGTCTTACAGTCGTTATTCGGCTCAGAGGCTGCTTCACGGCAGTACTCGTACATTTTTGCCGCGACAGGACTGGAAGTTGTAATTCTTCAATTTATCGTGACACGGATGAGTGCTCGCTTTGGTACGGGGAAGGTTTTATTGGTCTCACAGTTGATTTACGCGTTGAGTTTTTTCGGCATTGGAGTATCCGGAAACTTTGTGCAGTTTCTCGTTTGGTCGATTATTCTGACGGTGGGGGAAGTGCTGGCTGCGCCACGTCTCGCTCAATACATCAGTACACTGGCTGATGAGAGAATGCGCGGTGCATACTTTGGCGCTAATTCTTTAACCAATTTAGGATACTTCCTCGGTCCATTTATCGGGGGCATTTTATTGCGTCACCTGGGGGCCATGTCGGTATTTTTTGTCGTGGGGTGCCTGGCGCTGCTGGCTGGCCCTTTTTATAATGCATCACACCGGATATATGTGAAACGCGAACATTCTAATGGCAGAAAAGTGACCATTGCAAACGCCGGCGCACAAAAGCGGCGGGACAGTCGCATGTGA
- a CDS encoding C40 family peptidase produces the protein MLKRMLTGMAGTVACSFAVFTPLASASTALPPGVTMDKQIHPEAATTATTQQKENAVLNVAKSKMGTPYIWGHNEDRGQYGFDCSNFTSYVYHHALGYKMTTSSRAQYTTVGWHEARSAARPGDLVIFDKGHHVGIYAGNNEVLQEGGGLGKVGYISIKPGSYWSKHVSAVRKMF, from the coding sequence TTGCTAAAGCGTATGTTAACAGGCATGGCAGGCACAGTGGCTTGCTCTTTTGCAGTCTTTACACCACTTGCGAGCGCATCTACGGCGCTCCCACCAGGCGTGACAATGGACAAGCAGATTCACCCTGAGGCAGCAACAACTGCAACGACACAGCAAAAGGAAAATGCCGTGTTAAATGTGGCCAAAAGCAAGATGGGAACGCCATACATTTGGGGACACAATGAAGACCGTGGGCAGTACGGTTTTGACTGCTCCAACTTCACCTCATATGTGTACCATCACGCGCTAGGCTATAAGATGACCACCTCTTCACGTGCTCAATATACAACTGTAGGTTGGCACGAGGCGCGCAGCGCAGCCCGCCCGGGTGATCTGGTCATTTTTGATAAAGGGCACCATGTTGGCATCTATGCTGGGAACAATGAGGTCCTGCAAGAAGGCGGCGGTTTGGGCAAGGTCGGTTATATCTCCATCAAACCTGGTTCGTATTGGTCTAAACACGTTTCCGCTGTTCGCAAGATGTTTTAA
- a CDS encoding YjgB family protein, whose amino-acid sequence MRKSPHWMAFVLGIALVSEVLVTGCASKTSQSNTISGQSTAVNHTSNQTSNEPSGQTSNPTSSGTGSSNPNTTSTVDSSSNTQATSTDTAQETVRNIVNSAVSGIAYGIPYKLQTNLDDVVKAWGQPTQQNAAGAGIYASYPAHDAAFGLNKGDQLFDVRSFSPTVQAVTLSDIEDVLGKPGVIRETSDSQIYLYPAGPDYQLLWVFSKTNGQISDHVDHISVFWPQGTVNSMAATQPAPGVVIDSKAGQHVTFSIANPPKNYRLVELEFIPNKGSSVVNTLSQATSGSQSPGFSLNSDGTTIDFHYNSNLVGESGVIRVIYQNDDGTAMIGNSATLTLK is encoded by the coding sequence GTGCGTAAAAGTCCTCACTGGATGGCTTTTGTTTTAGGCATTGCACTCGTCTCAGAAGTACTCGTCACGGGATGTGCCAGTAAAACATCACAATCCAACACAATCAGTGGGCAGTCCACGGCGGTTAATCATACGTCAAATCAAACGTCCAATGAACCATCTGGACAGACATCGAATCCGACGTCGAGCGGAACCGGATCTTCAAATCCAAATACCACGTCTACAGTGGATAGCTCGTCCAACACGCAGGCCACCTCGACTGACACGGCACAAGAAACCGTCCGAAACATTGTGAACTCCGCTGTGTCCGGAATTGCATATGGTATACCCTATAAACTACAAACGAATCTCGACGATGTGGTAAAAGCATGGGGACAACCCACCCAACAAAATGCGGCAGGCGCTGGCATTTATGCGAGCTACCCTGCTCATGATGCTGCATTTGGTCTCAATAAAGGAGATCAACTATTTGACGTTCGTTCTTTTTCCCCTACCGTACAGGCCGTCACACTCTCAGATATCGAGGACGTGCTTGGTAAGCCCGGTGTCATCAGAGAGACCTCTGACTCACAAATCTACCTATACCCTGCTGGTCCCGACTACCAACTGTTGTGGGTCTTCTCCAAGACAAATGGGCAAATCAGTGACCATGTAGATCATATCTCCGTTTTTTGGCCGCAGGGCACCGTCAACAGTATGGCTGCCACACAGCCAGCACCTGGTGTTGTCATTGACAGTAAAGCCGGACAACATGTCACTTTCTCGATTGCAAATCCGCCAAAAAATTATCGTCTTGTCGAACTGGAGTTCATTCCGAATAAAGGTTCGTCCGTGGTAAATACCCTGAGTCAAGCCACCAGCGGAAGTCAGAGCCCAGGGTTCTCGCTGAATAGCGATGGAACAACGATAGATTTCCACTATAATTCCAACCTGGTCGGTGAATCTGGTGTCATCCGAGTGATTTACCAGAACGATGACGGCACTGCGATGATTGGTAACAGCGCGACACTGACGCTGAAATAA
- a CDS encoding anthranilate synthase component II: MLLVIDNFDSFTYNLVQYCAELGCEVTVRRNDTSLHELQQLSPSAVLVSPGPCSPLEAGISIEAIQYFSGRVPVLGVCLGHQSLAVAFGGRVTQAKTPIHGKTSMIHHNGDALFHDVPSPFRATRYHSLIVDASTLPDTFTVTANVGDIIMAMRHEPTGALGVQFHPESILTDCGKQMLENFLRTAA; this comes from the coding sequence GTGCTATTAGTTATCGATAATTTTGATTCGTTTACTTACAATTTAGTGCAATATTGTGCCGAATTGGGCTGTGAAGTCACGGTTCGGCGAAATGACACGTCTTTGCATGAACTTCAGCAATTGAGCCCGTCTGCCGTCCTGGTCTCACCGGGTCCGTGTTCCCCTCTGGAGGCGGGTATCTCTATTGAGGCAATTCAATACTTCTCCGGTCGCGTACCTGTGCTTGGCGTTTGTCTTGGACATCAATCGTTAGCTGTCGCATTTGGCGGCCGGGTGACCCAGGCTAAGACACCCATTCATGGTAAGACGTCGATGATTCATCACAACGGTGATGCGCTGTTTCACGACGTTCCTTCGCCGTTTCGCGCGACTCGATATCACTCTCTCATCGTAGATGCTTCCACGCTCCCGGATACCTTTACGGTGACTGCAAATGTTGGCGATATCATCATGGCTATGCGTCACGAACCGACTGGTGCGCTAGGGGTTCAGTTCCATCCGGAGTCCATTCTCACAGATTGCGGAAAGCAAATGCTTGAGAATTTTTTGAGAACCGCTGCCTGA
- a CDS encoding anthranilate synthase component I family protein, producing the protein MQSYTYANVAKVDPFYLYLHAKSLLGDGQAFLLEAGRDDENAAYQMSLLGVCPVVEVQVKDGLVTINAIAALEASLADLLDAVEEVKPPGVWPSVVSRSSRYFRPVDPMAFLEELRIRLQALCAPDMKEPFSAGFLGYVGYDGVHYLERLPKTTHDDRNVPDIRLQWHAGILQWVGSELTFHFQDAIVDVTRDQEDGAGNSLVNRIDEFASMLARVAKEGLREPEELSDAKTFAVESSLQVPSVQYDVSQERYCANVERAREYIAQGDIFQVVLSTRMRIEGALHPYAAYDALRRLNPSPYMFVAEYPGMRLYGASPEVQFRALNGSAEMKPIAGTSRGRGGSPEEDAALIEALKADEKESAEHVMLVDLCRNDLGRVCLSGSVHVPDFMVVERYSHLFHLVSRVRGTLRPDVSVFHALLSTFPNGTLSGAPKIRAMEIIDELETLRRGPYGGFIGMVDAMGNANTAIVIRSVLELKGTQYVQVGAGIVLDSVPVREWEECHHKAGAILDVLRGRHLV; encoded by the coding sequence GTGCAATCTTATACGTATGCGAATGTGGCTAAGGTCGATCCCTTTTATTTATATCTACACGCAAAATCTTTGCTCGGCGATGGGCAGGCCTTTCTCTTGGAGGCTGGTCGTGATGACGAGAATGCAGCGTATCAGATGAGTTTGCTCGGGGTGTGTCCAGTAGTTGAAGTGCAAGTGAAAGATGGACTCGTCACGATAAATGCGATTGCCGCCCTTGAAGCGAGCTTGGCGGATTTGCTGGACGCTGTGGAGGAAGTGAAGCCTCCTGGCGTATGGCCAAGCGTCGTCAGTCGCTCATCACGCTATTTCCGACCGGTTGATCCGATGGCCTTTCTCGAGGAACTGCGCATCCGACTTCAAGCGCTGTGCGCGCCTGACATGAAGGAGCCGTTTAGTGCAGGCTTTCTTGGATACGTCGGTTATGACGGCGTACATTATTTGGAACGATTGCCGAAGACCACCCACGATGACAGGAATGTACCTGACATCCGCTTGCAGTGGCACGCCGGGATATTGCAGTGGGTCGGCTCGGAGCTTACCTTCCACTTCCAGGATGCGATTGTCGACGTCACGCGCGACCAAGAGGACGGTGCGGGCAATTCACTTGTGAACAGAATCGACGAATTTGCATCGATGTTGGCGCGCGTTGCGAAGGAGGGTCTCCGAGAACCTGAGGAATTGTCTGATGCGAAGACGTTTGCAGTGGAAAGCAGCCTACAAGTGCCTTCTGTGCAGTATGACGTCTCCCAGGAGCGGTACTGCGCCAACGTGGAGCGGGCACGCGAGTACATTGCACAAGGGGACATTTTTCAAGTGGTGCTTTCCACGCGGATGCGTATCGAGGGCGCCCTTCACCCATACGCAGCCTACGATGCGCTGCGACGGCTGAATCCGTCGCCGTATATGTTTGTCGCGGAATATCCGGGCATGCGTCTTTACGGCGCCAGTCCCGAGGTACAGTTTCGCGCACTGAACGGGTCCGCGGAAATGAAGCCCATCGCCGGGACGTCGCGGGGGCGAGGGGGATCACCGGAAGAAGACGCGGCGCTCATCGAAGCGCTGAAGGCAGATGAAAAGGAATCAGCGGAACACGTGATGCTGGTTGATCTCTGTCGGAACGATCTCGGCCGAGTCTGCCTCAGCGGATCCGTACATGTTCCCGACTTCATGGTCGTGGAGCGTTACTCTCACTTGTTTCACCTCGTGTCGCGCGTGCGCGGCACACTGCGACCCGACGTGAGCGTTTTCCATGCCCTTCTCTCGACGTTTCCCAACGGCACGCTCTCCGGCGCGCCGAAGATTCGGGCGATGGAGATTATCGACGAGCTCGAGACGTTGCGCCGGGGGCCATACGGCGGATTCATCGGCATGGTGGATGCGATGGGCAATGCCAATACGGCCATTGTCATCCGTTCCGTATTAGAGCTGAAGGGGACGCAGTACGTGCAGGTGGGAGCGGGTATCGTGCTGGACAGCGTTCCCGTGCGCGAATGGGAAGAGTGTCACCACAAAGCAGGGGCAATTCTTGATGTCTTGCGCGGGAGGCACCTTGTCTGA
- a CDS encoding GNAT family N-acetyltransferase, translated as MNLLIRPVRASDAQSIYRIMMQEQVMPYIISLPSDRLEQLEDRYRTLPKNVYEFVAEVDGDVVGNAGLVQLSARRSHVGTFYIAVDSNFHGKGIGTALITKILDLADNWLMLERVELGVLATNPRAQALYERHGFVVEGKKRGAIRSAGEYVDEVVMSRLRPNGLLNRQV; from the coding sequence ATGAATCTACTGATTAGACCGGTTCGTGCAAGCGATGCTCAATCTATTTATCGCATTATGATGCAGGAGCAGGTTATGCCCTATATCATTTCACTTCCCAGTGATCGCCTTGAACAATTGGAAGATAGGTACCGAACGCTACCCAAAAACGTATACGAATTTGTCGCTGAGGTAGACGGTGATGTAGTGGGAAATGCGGGTTTAGTTCAGTTATCTGCACGAAGGTCTCATGTCGGTACGTTTTACATAGCGGTAGACTCAAATTTCCACGGTAAAGGCATTGGCACGGCACTTATTACGAAAATTCTCGATTTAGCGGATAACTGGTTGATGTTAGAACGGGTAGAACTTGGTGTTCTAGCAACGAATCCGAGGGCACAAGCTTTGTATGAACGACATGGGTTTGTCGTGGAGGGGAAAAAGAGAGGCGCGATTCGCAGTGCAGGTGAATATGTCGACGAAGTGGTTATGAGTCGCTTGCGCCCGAACGGCTTGTTAAATCGGCAAGTTTGA
- a CDS encoding Gfo/Idh/MocA family oxidoreductase, which yields MTLHVGVVGVGHIGSIHVSVYHEHPDTQLVAVCDIDVAKADEAAAKYGARAFYSVEEMLASGIHLDGCSVATKGEVR from the coding sequence GTGACACTACATGTTGGCGTGGTCGGCGTCGGGCATATCGGCAGTATCCATGTGTCTGTTTACCATGAGCATCCGGATACCCAGTTGGTGGCGGTTTGCGACATTGATGTCGCGAAGGCAGACGAGGCAGCCGCGAAGTACGGGGCACGGGCGTTCTACAGCGTGGAGGAAATGCTAGCTTCGGGTATTCATCTGGATGGATGTAGTGTCGCAACGAAAGGGGAAGTTAGATGA
- a CDS encoding Gfo/Idh/MocA family protein: MSQRKGKLDEARQMVELAQQKQVAYGINLNHRFTPAARCAKRWIDDGRLGKLHMINMRMWINNPVESSPWFHLRALHPHSFDVMRYFCGDVTKVAAFMMKGEGRSIWSNTQVIVQFENGVIGNLTGSYDAGASYGLERCEVVGSKGRFVLEDACEHLTYYPRHSIATDALMRCTNVVESVRQSVECLEASQF, translated from the coding sequence GTGTCGCAACGAAAGGGGAAGTTAGATGAAGCCAGGCAGATGGTGGAATTGGCGCAGCAAAAACAAGTGGCATACGGCATCAACTTAAACCATCGGTTCACGCCAGCGGCCCGTTGTGCCAAGCGTTGGATCGACGATGGGCGCTTGGGTAAGTTGCACATGATCAACATGCGGATGTGGATCAACAACCCTGTGGAATCATCGCCGTGGTTCCATTTGCGGGCGTTACATCCGCACTCATTTGACGTCATGCGCTATTTCTGCGGAGATGTCACGAAAGTGGCTGCTTTTATGATGAAGGGGGAAGGTCGCTCGATTTGGTCCAATACGCAAGTCATCGTGCAATTTGAAAATGGCGTCATCGGCAATCTCACTGGAAGTTACGATGCTGGTGCCAGTTACGGGTTGGAACGATGTGAGGTGGTTGGATCGAAGGGGCGGTTTGTGCTGGAGGACGCTTGCGAGCACTTGACGTATTATCCGCGCCACAGCATCGCGACAGACGCTTTGATGCGTTGTACGAACGTCGTCGAATCGGTTCGCCAGTCGGTTGAATGCTTGGAAGCGTCCCAGTTTTAA
- a CDS encoding IS1380 family transposase — translation MKQYNHTRSQFARKSSTIHTRYDLNAATSFGGASGLIDFVLGTGIDREFWVHGLRKGRNTQFHMDDIALTVIFGSLLGQERIFHFEDIEQDPLLKLKLDVPKLPDTTLLYKDLKRLGSDAGIKAIRSAHRQILRSLLPKGQGIVVDIDSSVETVYGAQQQSAVGYNPHHHGRASFHPLLAFDSLTGCCLYDELRSGDAHTSDGFADFYKAMKDQLPDGVNIRAVRMDKGFTGEKVFQILEQDQRDYVIKLKWTKRLAQLAQAPNLLWHCITESDREHCDVTSIMYQATSWDRPRRVVIVRRLDIDPQECLCADWLWEYEAIATTFDWSGEDVWHFYNFRGNAENHIKEAKYGFAIDRFSSQNFDANKALQGLKLLAYNLLLLYKHVALQPGVRQWTAGRLRRRLFHLPGILVRHARQWSIRLPVYAKHRSLIMLHAAT, via the coding sequence GTGAAACAATATAATCATACACGAAGTCAGTTTGCTCGTAAAAGCTCTACAATTCATACTCGCTACGATTTGAATGCCGCCACCTCCTTTGGCGGTGCAAGTGGTCTCATAGATTTCGTTTTGGGAACGGGTATTGACAGGGAGTTTTGGGTACATGGATTACGCAAGGGCAGAAACACCCAGTTCCACATGGACGATATTGCTCTGACCGTCATTTTCGGTTCCTTGCTGGGTCAGGAACGGATTTTCCACTTTGAGGACATCGAACAAGATCCCCTGTTGAAGCTGAAGTTGGACGTGCCGAAACTGCCTGATACGACTCTGTTGTATAAGGATCTGAAGCGGCTCGGTTCCGACGCTGGCATCAAAGCGATACGTTCGGCGCATAGACAAATCCTAAGGTCACTTCTCCCCAAAGGACAAGGCATCGTGGTCGATATCGACTCCTCTGTAGAGACTGTTTATGGCGCGCAGCAACAGTCCGCTGTTGGATATAATCCACACCATCACGGACGAGCGAGTTTCCATCCCTTGCTGGCGTTTGATTCACTCACTGGTTGTTGTCTCTATGATGAGTTGCGCTCTGGTGACGCCCATACATCAGATGGATTTGCGGATTTCTACAAGGCGATGAAAGACCAGTTGCCGGATGGCGTCAACATTCGTGCCGTCCGCATGGATAAAGGGTTTACCGGAGAAAAAGTGTTTCAGATATTGGAGCAAGATCAGCGGGATTACGTCATCAAACTGAAGTGGACCAAGCGACTCGCACAGTTGGCGCAAGCGCCAAATCTCCTCTGGCACTGCATCACAGAGAGTGACCGGGAACATTGTGACGTTACTTCCATCATGTATCAGGCAACATCCTGGGACAGGCCTCGGCGGGTCGTGATTGTGCGTCGCTTAGACATTGACCCCCAGGAGTGCCTGTGTGCGGATTGGCTCTGGGAATACGAGGCGATTGCCACAACGTTTGACTGGAGCGGCGAGGATGTATGGCACTTCTATAACTTTCGTGGTAACGCTGAGAATCACATCAAGGAAGCCAAATATGGATTTGCCATTGACCGATTCTCCAGCCAGAATTTCGATGCCAACAAAGCGCTGCAAGGTCTAAAGCTACTTGCGTATAATCTACTCCTGCTGTACAAGCACGTCGCGCTTCAACCAGGGGTGCGACAGTGGACCGCCGGACGGCTCAGACGAAGACTATTCCATCTACCTGGGATTCTAGTGCGTCATGCACGCCAGTGGAGCATTCGTCTTCCCGTGTATGCAAAGCATCGGTCGTTGATCATGCTTCATGCCGCCACGTAG
- a CDS encoding amino acid ABC transporter ATP-binding protein translates to MIEVSGLKKRFHDVEILKGIDLQVNQGETVVVIGPSGSGKTTLLRCINLLEIPTSGTIRVSDSEIHFNPDTKVRIKEIIPFRRNSGMVFQGYNLFPHMTVIQNVMEGLITVLKWPKQKALERATQMLSKVGLSDKLDAYPHQLSGGQQQRVGIARAMAMNPHVILFDEPTSALDPELVGEVLTVIKNLADEGMTMVVVTHEMGFAREVADRVVFMDGGVIAAEGSPEEIFDNTTNERLRLFLRKLGDA, encoded by the coding sequence ATGATTGAGGTAAGTGGGTTAAAAAAACGATTTCACGATGTTGAGATACTCAAAGGAATTGATCTGCAAGTAAATCAGGGTGAGACCGTTGTGGTAATTGGCCCTTCGGGATCGGGTAAAACCACATTGTTAAGATGTATTAACCTTCTCGAGATTCCAACATCCGGAACTATCCGTGTGTCTGACTCGGAGATTCACTTTAACCCAGATACGAAAGTCCGGATAAAGGAGATTATCCCCTTTCGTCGGAATAGCGGTATGGTTTTTCAAGGATACAACCTATTTCCTCATATGACGGTCATTCAAAACGTAATGGAGGGTCTTATAACTGTCCTCAAGTGGCCGAAACAAAAAGCTTTAGAACGTGCTACTCAAATGCTTTCGAAGGTAGGTCTATCCGACAAACTTGATGCTTACCCACACCAGTTGTCAGGTGGACAACAACAACGCGTAGGCATTGCACGAGCAATGGCGATGAATCCACACGTGATATTGTTCGATGAGCCCACCTCGGCGCTAGATCCCGAGCTTGTGGGCGAAGTTCTTACCGTCATCAAAAACCTAGCTGATGAAGGTATGACAATGGTCGTGGTGACACACGAGATGGGATTTGCACGTGAGGTAGCCGATCGGGTAGTGTTCATGGACGGTGGGGTCATCGCGGCGGAGGGATCGCCCGAAGAAATTTTTGACAACACCACAAATGAGCGGTTACGACTATTTTTACGGAAACTTGGCGACGCGTAA
- a CDS encoding amino acid ABC transporter permease produces the protein MDIGPGQLMLDSLWPILKAGLERTVPLAIITFILGLAVAVLTALARISRYRWLQGIAWAYVWVFRGTPLLVQLFIIFYGLPYLGLTLNSWTSAIIGFTLNVGAYASETIRASIQSVQKGQWEAAYSLGMTESQALRRIIIPQAARVSVPPLSNEFISLVKDTSLAAVITVPELFQKAQDIVGSNFKPFPIYVEAALIYLVFSSILTWLQHLLEKRLGRYTTR, from the coding sequence GTGGATATCGGACCAGGGCAGCTGATGCTCGACTCCTTGTGGCCAATTTTGAAAGCCGGACTTGAACGCACGGTTCCATTGGCCATCATTACATTTATATTAGGGCTGGCGGTCGCAGTACTGACCGCTCTCGCCCGAATATCACGATATCGCTGGCTACAGGGTATCGCGTGGGCCTACGTTTGGGTATTCCGTGGAACTCCGTTGTTAGTGCAATTATTTATTATTTTTTATGGCCTACCGTATTTAGGATTGACCTTAAATAGCTGGACATCGGCCATTATCGGTTTCACTTTGAATGTTGGTGCCTACGCGTCGGAGACTATCCGGGCATCAATTCAATCAGTACAAAAGGGGCAATGGGAGGCGGCTTATTCACTTGGAATGACGGAAAGCCAGGCCTTGAGACGAATTATTATTCCTCAAGCGGCACGTGTATCCGTACCTCCACTTTCAAACGAATTTATTTCTCTTGTAAAAGACACATCTTTAGCGGCGGTCATCACTGTGCCTGAGCTATTCCAGAAAGCACAGGACATTGTCGGATCAAACTTTAAACCGTTTCCGATTTATGTTGAAGCGGCACTCATTTATTTAGTGTTTTCCTCTATCTTGACCTGGCTTCAGCATTTACTCGAAAAGCGACTCGGTCGTTACACGACAAGGTGA
- a CDS encoding amino acid ABC transporter substrate-binding protein, which produces MGKMSVTKKTLGSALMSAIILAAVSGCGSATSNNNAVNSSNGATNGSTASQASGQTLTQVKKSGELKIGTEGTYAPFTYHNAQDQLTGFDVELAQQIAKRLGVKADFVETPWDGMFAGLNDKRFDMIANEVGITPDREKSYLFSNPYIESSSVIIVNDNNNSIHSFKDLKGVTDAQSLTSNYYTEAKNAGANIVPVQGFNEAIQLVKSGRAQATVNDKLSFLQLEKSNPNIGLKIAATANDTSASGFMFRKDEPDLQKAVNKALQSMIQDGTYAKISKKYFGTNVLDK; this is translated from the coding sequence ATGGGTAAAATGTCTGTTACAAAAAAAACGCTTGGTTCAGCGTTGATGTCAGCTATCATTCTTGCTGCCGTGAGTGGATGCGGGTCGGCAACCTCCAATAATAACGCGGTCAATTCGTCAAATGGGGCTACAAATGGTTCAACTGCTTCACAAGCATCTGGACAGACTTTAACGCAAGTGAAAAAGAGCGGTGAACTCAAAATTGGTACTGAAGGCACTTATGCTCCATTTACCTATCACAACGCGCAAGATCAATTGACTGGATTCGATGTAGAGTTGGCGCAACAGATTGCTAAACGTCTAGGTGTGAAAGCAGATTTCGTCGAGACGCCTTGGGACGGCATGTTTGCAGGGTTGAATGACAAACGATTCGACATGATTGCGAACGAAGTTGGAATCACGCCGGATCGAGAAAAGTCGTATCTTTTTTCGAACCCGTACATCGAGTCCTCTTCGGTCATCATTGTCAATGACAATAATAATTCCATCCATTCGTTCAAAGATTTGAAAGGTGTTACCGATGCACAATCCTTGACGAGTAACTACTATACTGAGGCTAAAAACGCGGGAGCAAATATCGTCCCAGTTCAAGGGTTCAATGAGGCGATTCAATTAGTCAAATCGGGGCGTGCACAGGCCACCGTGAACGATAAATTATCTTTCTTACAACTGGAAAAATCCAACCCAAACATTGGATTGAAAATCGCGGCGACCGCGAATGATACTTCAGCAAGTGGGTTCATGTTCCGCAAGGACGAGCCCGATTTACAAAAGGCTGTAAATAAGGCTCTGCAAAGTATGATTCAAGATGGTACATACGCAAAAATTTCCAAGAAGTACTTTGGAACAAACGTGCTAGATAAGTAA